TGAGTAGGTGGTTCATCTCCACTTCTAGTTTGCAGGAACCACCAATATGCATTCGTATTGTCACATTTAGGGCATTCTATGGTGGTGGTAGGTAATGTCTTAATTTCATCTGCTTCATCTCCAAGCACTTTTATATAAGTTCTTGACGCGCTTTCCTCTGTTTTAGCCATAAGCTTTTCTATTCTGGTGTAAAAACCACATTTTTCACAAGCTAAACCAGGGAATGATATATCTCCAATCTTAATGAGTTTGTACTTAAGCTTTGTACCACATTTTTCACAGAACTGCATCAAATCACTCCGACTTTTGACCCAGACTTATTTTTATTTCTGAAAGCATTTCAGCTGATTTTTCTATTGCTTTTAAAATATTCGAAATTAAAACATCTACAGGTTCAACATCCTTTGTTTGAATTCTCAT
The Candidatus Methylarchaceae archaeon HK02M2 genome window above contains:
- a CDS encoding transcription factor S, which produces MQFCEKCGTKLKYKLIKIGDISFPGLACEKCGFYTRIEKLMAKTEESASRTYIKVLGDEADEIKTLPTTTIECPKCDNTNAYWWFLQTRSGDEPPTQFYRCTKCNYTWRFYA